The following are from one region of the Petrotoga mobilis SJ95 genome:
- a CDS encoding alpha/beta fold hydrolase — MYLEDPGIYYEIYGKGKPVIILNGIMMSTSSWMAHIERWQKKFQVITYDTRDQGKSSRITDKPYTIEVHVEDLKKLIDHLGLKKVNLMGVSYGAQIAELFALKYPEMIDKLVLSNATDHIDNYLKSIGQAWKVAAELYDGEKFFDISLPYIYSRPFYNNNYEWLMNRRKVFKETLTKDWFDGFVRLASSNETFDIRNEISNITAKTLFISGEEDIITPKSHIIEMSKKVKNSLLANLENTGHALFFEKFEEFCLLVEAFFNND, encoded by the coding sequence ATGTATTTGGAGGATCCAGGTATCTATTATGAAATTTATGGAAAAGGAAAGCCGGTAATTATATTAAACGGGATTATGATGAGTACCTCAAGTTGGATGGCACATATAGAAAGGTGGCAAAAAAAATTCCAAGTTATCACGTACGATACTCGAGATCAAGGAAAATCCTCAAGAATTACCGACAAACCTTATACTATAGAAGTTCATGTCGAAGATCTAAAGAAATTGATTGATCATTTAGGATTAAAAAAGGTAAATTTAATGGGGGTTTCCTACGGGGCACAAATTGCAGAATTGTTTGCTTTAAAGTATCCTGAGATGATCGACAAACTGGTTCTTTCAAATGCAACCGACCATATAGATAACTATCTTAAGTCCATAGGTCAAGCATGGAAAGTAGCGGCAGAACTTTACGATGGTGAAAAGTTTTTTGATATTTCTCTCCCTTATATATATTCTCGACCATTTTATAACAACAACTACGAATGGTTGATGAATAGAAGGAAGGTATTTAAAGAAACCTTAACTAAAGACTGGTTTGACGGCTTTGTAAGGCTCGCTTCGTCTAACGAAACATTTGATATTAGAAATGAAATATCGAATATCACAGCTAAAACTCTTTTCATTTCAGGAGAAGAAGATATTATAACCCCCAAAAGCCACATAATAGAAATGAGTAAAAAAGTAAAAAATTCTTTACTAGCAAACTTAGAAAACACGGGCCATGCGCTGTTTTTTGAAAAATTTGAAGAATTCTGTCTACTAGTAGAAGCCTTTTTTAATAACGATTAA
- a CDS encoding alpha/beta fold hydrolase encodes MRIVKTALYTLIIGSLLGLLFISKSFLLLVFSNIIIFAIAALGLNVIFGYTGQISIGHAAFMAIGAYTSAFFTMSLNMPIFVNLIFVILFSALFGMLIALPAMRLKGFYLAIATMAFGIAVQEIIASMEVFGGRTGMRNIPAFFDSDFYTYLLNLFFYSLLVYITSLIVKSPAGKRFNMVRDSELAARAFGVKIAKAKLQAFIISSIYSGIAGFLYAHTLGYISPADFGLNVSLNLLAMVIVGGVASLNGGLIGSVIITGMPFLFSRSNFPMTIIVGSLLIIFVLFFPRGLSYGLKMLYFRYFEIPVIWIIKKFWKNKKKEGSYINIDGVKLYYEVSGEGKPVVMIHGNYASHRWFEKVKNIEGFKVYTPDLPNFGYSDWMKEIQIDTYAEYTKKFIDLLGLNKVVLVGHSLGGAVAMSIAFRYPEKVEKLILVDSPSLKGLKTPEENYYVLNLLKNNRTLLKNSLKAMVPSSRDRKLLNCLTNDALLMNPKCFTENARALENYNYEEISKNYIGEILFILGEKDTLITKNMADEVVRSTNGKLEIIPDVGHSIIIEEPKAFIDIFKSFTLEKN; translated from the coding sequence GTGAGAATAGTGAAAACAGCATTATACACCTTAATAATTGGTTCTCTCCTGGGTTTATTGTTTATTTCCAAGTCGTTTTTGTTGTTAGTATTTTCTAATATAATAATCTTTGCAATCGCAGCTTTAGGTTTAAATGTAATATTTGGGTACACAGGTCAGATCTCTATCGGCCATGCTGCTTTTATGGCCATTGGAGCGTATACAAGTGCTTTTTTTACAATGAGTTTAAATATGCCAATATTTGTAAACTTAATTTTTGTTATCCTTTTTTCTGCTTTGTTTGGTATGTTAATAGCGTTACCAGCTATGAGACTGAAAGGATTTTATTTAGCCATAGCAACTATGGCATTTGGGATAGCGGTACAAGAGATAATTGCCTCAATGGAGGTATTTGGTGGAAGGACCGGAATGAGGAACATCCCTGCTTTTTTTGATTCTGATTTTTATACCTATTTGTTGAATTTGTTTTTTTATAGTCTTTTGGTCTATATAACAAGTTTAATTGTAAAATCTCCTGCAGGGAAGAGATTCAATATGGTGCGAGACAGTGAATTGGCTGCCAGAGCGTTCGGGGTGAAAATTGCTAAAGCAAAATTACAAGCCTTTATTATCAGTTCTATATACAGCGGAATAGCAGGTTTTTTATATGCGCATACGCTAGGATATATATCTCCTGCAGATTTTGGTTTGAACGTCTCTTTGAATCTTTTGGCAATGGTTATTGTAGGTGGAGTTGCTTCTTTAAATGGAGGATTGATTGGTTCTGTTATAATTACAGGAATGCCTTTTTTATTTTCACGAAGCAATTTTCCTATGACTATAATAGTAGGGAGTTTATTAATAATATTTGTTTTATTCTTCCCTCGTGGCCTTTCTTATGGGTTGAAAATGTTGTATTTTAGATATTTTGAAATCCCTGTTATATGGATTATAAAAAAATTTTGGAAGAATAAGAAAAAAGAGGGAAGTTATATTAACATTGATGGAGTAAAATTATATTATGAAGTAAGTGGTGAAGGTAAACCCGTTGTTATGATTCATGGTAATTATGCCTCTCACAGATGGTTTGAGAAAGTGAAAAACATTGAAGGTTTTAAGGTCTATACACCTGATTTGCCAAATTTTGGTTATTCTGATTGGATGAAAGAAATTCAAATAGATACTTATGCAGAATATACCAAAAAGTTTATAGATCTTTTAGGGTTGAATAAGGTTGTTTTAGTTGGGCATTCTTTGGGTGGAGCTGTAGCGATGTCGATAGCTTTTAGATATCCAGAAAAAGTAGAAAAATTAATACTTGTTGATTCCCCTTCTTTAAAGGGTTTGAAGACACCAGAAGAAAATTATTATGTTCTAAATTTGTTAAAAAACAATAGAACACTTCTAAAGAATTCTTTAAAGGCAATGGTCCCTTCATCAAGAGATAGAAAATTACTAAACTGTCTAACTAACGATGCTCTTTTGATGAACCCAAAATGTTTTACTGAAAATGCAAGGGCTTTGGAAAATTATAACTATGAAGAAATATCTAAAAATTATATTGGGGAAATATTATTCATTCTTGGGGAAAAAGATACGTTGATAACTAAAAATATGGCTGATGAAGTCGTTCGAAGTACAAATGGGAAATTAGAAATTATTCCTGATGTTGGACATTCGATTATAATAGAAGAACCAAAAGCATTTATAGATATTTTTAAAAGTTTTACATTGGAGAAAAATTAA
- a CDS encoding VOC family protein, protein MDFNFDHLAITVSDLEKSVGFYRDIMGFRVLGKLVQDNGNFVIVYLDMGDKVLELFNFTEKGKYLTTQNDKDMGIKHFAFKVKSVDQAFKYLREKGVEFTMEPNNAVGGVRIAFFKDPDNILIEIIEGELNLETY, encoded by the coding sequence ATGGATTTTAATTTTGATCATTTAGCAATCACAGTTTCCGATTTGGAAAAATCTGTTGGATTTTACAGAGATATTATGGGTTTTAGAGTTTTAGGAAAACTTGTTCAAGACAATGGGAATTTCGTAATTGTTTACCTTGATATGGGGGATAAAGTACTCGAATTATTCAATTTTACAGAAAAAGGAAAATATCTAACAACTCAAAACGATAAAGACATGGGCATAAAACACTTTGCTTTTAAAGTAAAAAGTGTCGATCAAGCCTTTAAATATCTAAGAGAAAAAGGTGTAGAATTCACAATGGAACCTAACAATGCTGTGGGCGGCGTACGAATCGCTTTTTTCAAAGACCCTGATAACATTCTAATAGAGATAATTGAGGGAGAACTTAATTTAGAAACATATTAA
- a CDS encoding branched-chain amino acid ABC transporter permease: MQILQSIISGIPQGALYGLTAFGIALIFRTTGVLNFAHGNSGMLGSYIGLTVYLVSGNIILSLISAVFSGFLIGMVVERFLMRPLKHLSHGAMLMVTLGLLMVIEGLVVLVWGTDYFSYPELFSGKPFILFLENGVLVMPSNDVVITIISIAVMLLLAMFLKYTKLGIAIRARSQEEIGSLVCGIDINRVDAIVWSIGIATVSLVGIIAAPKTYIHPSMLINMQLYGITAGVLGGFSNLFGVIIGGLILGVLEKLVGVYISPDYQLSIILVLIILVLLFKPSGLFGKDFEGRV; the protein is encoded by the coding sequence TTGCAAATACTCCAAAGCATAATTTCGGGGATTCCACAAGGAGCATTATACGGGCTCACCGCATTTGGAATAGCTTTGATTTTTAGGACCACAGGGGTTCTAAACTTTGCTCATGGAAATTCGGGAATGTTAGGAAGTTATATTGGACTTACTGTTTATTTGGTAAGTGGTAATATTATTTTATCTTTAATTTCAGCAGTTTTTTCAGGATTCCTTATTGGTATGGTTGTTGAGCGGTTTTTAATGAGACCTTTGAAACATTTATCCCATGGTGCGATGCTTATGGTTACATTAGGCTTGTTGATGGTAATTGAAGGTTTGGTTGTGTTGGTTTGGGGAACTGATTACTTTTCTTATCCAGAATTGTTTTCAGGAAAGCCTTTTATCTTATTTTTGGAAAATGGGGTGCTAGTTATGCCTTCAAACGATGTTGTGATTACTATAATTTCCATTGCTGTAATGCTACTTTTAGCAATGTTTTTAAAGTATACCAAGTTAGGTATAGCTATTAGAGCTCGGTCTCAAGAGGAGATAGGTTCACTTGTATGTGGAATAGATATTAACCGTGTGGATGCAATTGTTTGGAGTATTGGAATAGCTACTGTAAGTTTAGTTGGAATTATTGCAGCGCCAAAAACTTACATACATCCCAGCATGTTGATAAATATGCAATTGTATGGTATAACAGCAGGTGTTCTCGGTGGTTTTTCGAACCTTTTTGGTGTTATTATAGGTGGGCTAATTTTAGGTGTTTTAGAAAAATTAGTTGGGGTTTATATATCTCCAGATTATCAATTATCTATTATTCTTGTATTGATAATATTAGTTTTGTTATTTAAACCTTCTGGGTTATTTGGGAAAGATTTTGAAGGGAGAGTGTGA
- the msrA gene encoding peptide-methionine (S)-S-oxide reductase MsrA, with translation MSEIPTDKAIFAAGCFWGVEYMFKKVAGVLDVVSGYTGGFVENPSYEQVCSGKTGHAESVLIVFDPNIVSYESLVRYFFEIHDFSQENGQGPDIGEQYRSEIFYINEEQKAIAEKVKDELIHRGLKVATKITKASEFYKAEDYHQNYYEKTGKAPYCHFRRRVFKNDYIKFLV, from the coding sequence ATGAGCGAAATACCAACAGATAAAGCGATCTTTGCAGCAGGTTGTTTTTGGGGAGTAGAATACATGTTTAAAAAAGTCGCAGGTGTCCTCGACGTAGTCAGTGGTTATACAGGTGGTTTTGTTGAAAATCCATCTTATGAACAGGTTTGTAGTGGAAAAACAGGTCATGCAGAATCTGTTTTAATTGTCTTCGATCCAAACATAGTAAGCTACGAATCGTTAGTTAGATATTTTTTTGAAATTCATGACTTTAGTCAAGAAAACGGTCAGGGGCCCGATATTGGAGAGCAATATAGAAGCGAAATATTTTACATAAATGAGGAACAAAAAGCAATCGCAGAAAAAGTAAAAGACGAGTTAATCCATAGAGGTTTGAAAGTCGCTACCAAGATAACTAAAGCTTCAGAATTTTACAAAGCAGAGGATTATCACCAAAATTATTATGAAAAAACAGGAAAAGCCCCTTATTGCCACTTTAGAAGAAGAGTTTTTAAAAATGATTATATCAAATTCTTAGTGTAG
- a CDS encoding M55 family metallopeptidase, whose amino-acid sequence MIIIKIYISFDFEGLGGVAQWNDVTKDNKDYKQTYAVRQLKALLEELKEHEIILSDSHAEGNNIPWEITEEFPNVKLISGGIRKYYMMTGIDESFDRMIFFGYHAGVGEKYSTMDHTYSSSSIHNIWINGIEMNETLINAAYGGSFDVPLAMVVGDDKLKKQLNPYFKHLYYVETKRSLGRYSAEFKPMKKLLEEIKSATKEMKDKNKEYFDVYRFNSPIEMIVEFSDTSKADMVESMPLTERIDGRKVKISSDNYRVIFEALLAITYICGA is encoded by the coding sequence GTGATTATTATAAAAATATACATTTCATTTGATTTTGAAGGGCTTGGGGGTGTCGCCCAATGGAACGATGTCACAAAAGATAACAAAGATTACAAACAAACATATGCTGTTAGGCAATTAAAAGCTTTATTAGAAGAATTAAAAGAACATGAGATCATCTTATCTGATTCCCATGCGGAAGGGAACAACATTCCGTGGGAGATCACAGAAGAATTCCCAAACGTAAAATTAATCAGCGGTGGGATAAGAAAATATTATATGATGACAGGTATAGATGAATCTTTCGATAGGATGATCTTTTTTGGTTACCATGCTGGAGTAGGAGAAAAATACTCTACTATGGATCATACTTATTCAAGTTCTTCTATTCATAATATTTGGATCAATGGAATAGAAATGAATGAAACGCTAATTAATGCCGCATACGGAGGTAGTTTTGATGTTCCATTGGCAATGGTTGTTGGGGATGATAAACTCAAAAAACAACTGAACCCATATTTCAAACATTTATACTACGTAGAAACCAAAAGATCTTTAGGCAGATACTCTGCAGAGTTTAAACCAATGAAGAAACTACTAGAAGAAATTAAAAGTGCAACTAAAGAAATGAAAGATAAAAACAAAGAATATTTCGATGTTTACAGATTCAATTCACCCATCGAGATGATTGTTGAATTTTCTGACACTTCGAAAGCTGATATGGTCGAATCCATGCCATTAACAGAAAGAATAGATGGAAGAAAGGTCAAAATAAGCAGCGACAATTATCGTGTGATTTTTGAAGCTCTTTTAGCGATAACTTATATATGTGGAGCATAG
- a CDS encoding LacI family DNA-binding transcriptional regulator, with the protein MATIREIAKASGFSIATVSRVLSGSENVTEETRKKIFKVIKELDYRRSQSIKGSSFRGIGVLVPDLKEDFYGMVAEGIEEVLLKNHFEMFLSTYRHSLEKERDALEEFFARKVDGVIVCTTYQDEECLEKFIEAGIPVVAVDRENTELKMDIVTIDNYASSLKIAKYLYDMGHRKVLHVEGLIEVYSARERKQAFMDFAQKKEDFNVTFIPATFDVKDGYIAIKKYLDKYGKNFTAIFFANDWMALGGIKALKEAGLNYPEDISIVGFDDSPLAKYLYPSLTTIKQPVYEMGLNAAKLLIEKLEGKNESKVKRRVILPTKLIIRDSVRKI; encoded by the coding sequence ATGGCAACGATAAGAGAAATCGCTAAAGCTTCGGGCTTCTCTATTGCAACGGTGTCTCGAGTTCTCAGTGGAAGCGAGAACGTTACTGAAGAAACAAGAAAAAAGATTTTTAAAGTTATAAAAGAATTAGATTACAGAAGAAGCCAGAGTATAAAAGGGAGCTCCTTCAGAGGGATTGGGGTCTTAGTCCCAGATCTAAAAGAAGATTTCTACGGAATGGTAGCGGAAGGAATAGAAGAAGTCCTTCTAAAAAATCATTTCGAAATGTTCCTTTCAACATATAGACATTCTTTAGAAAAAGAGAGAGATGCCTTAGAAGAGTTCTTCGCAAGAAAAGTTGATGGTGTCATTGTTTGTACAACCTACCAAGATGAAGAATGTTTAGAAAAATTTATTGAAGCAGGTATACCCGTTGTTGCTGTTGATAGAGAAAACACGGAACTGAAAATGGATATTGTTACTATAGATAATTATGCCTCTTCGTTGAAAATTGCAAAATATTTGTACGATATGGGTCACAGAAAAGTCTTACATGTCGAAGGTCTAATAGAAGTATACTCTGCCAGGGAAAGAAAGCAGGCTTTTATGGATTTTGCACAAAAGAAAGAGGATTTTAATGTTACCTTTATTCCCGCGACTTTTGATGTAAAAGATGGATATATTGCTATTAAAAAATATCTTGACAAATATGGTAAAAACTTTACAGCGATTTTTTTTGCTAATGATTGGATGGCCTTGGGTGGGATAAAAGCACTGAAAGAAGCTGGATTGAATTACCCTGAAGATATATCAATAGTTGGTTTTGATGATTCCCCTTTGGCTAAATATTTATACCCTTCTCTAACAACCATTAAGCAACCTGTTTACGAAATGGGATTGAACGCAGCAAAGTTATTGATCGAAAAATTAGAAGGTAAAAATGAAAGTAAGGTGAAAAGAAGGGTTATCTTGCCAACAAAATTAATAATTAGAGATTCAGTCAGAAAAATATAA
- a CDS encoding glycoside hydrolase family 2 protein, which translates to MKISLNGKWKVYDNEKEFEFDGNVPGTVQGDLVDLNLMPHPYVGENEKLFKRLEWKNWIYEKKFHIEEINDELRYDLVLEGVDTLSNIYLNDNFVGETEDMFIEYRFDIKKYLKIGENSLKIEIKSPIDLPKRFEKNYGKLHSGEETARVYIRKAQYSYGWDWGARIATSGIYRDIYIESYKDARLFGSTAFLETLDGKVNFSGYIDSCINYTKNYEVEILFNGNPVITLPVTTSVENYKFEGSKRIENLKLWYPHDLGESYLYEVEFRLKENKEVIYGEKKKIGFRIVKVVRENDSEGESFIFEINGRKIFAKGANWIPAENILSWLKGSDYDKLLKMAKESNMNMLRVWGGGLYEDPAFYNRCDELGILVWQDFMFACAEYPDHIDWFRKLANEEVKHQVLKLRHHPSIVLWCGNNENNWGFEEWDYKLKVDGKNLGNRLYLEDFPKICAQEDPSRLYWPSSPYGGSRANSSEAGDRHVWEIWSGWQDYKYYTWDTSKFVSEFGFQAAPDPKTIDFFAEDKEKDIFSPTMLNHNKQVEGPERLLRFINGHYGLIDNFDSIVYLTQLNQAEAIKTGVEHWRNRKYKTAGTLYWQINDSWPVFSWASIDYFKRPKPLYFYTKRFYNQLLAIAKNKDEKVIISLINDGIKIKLDLEFQLWSLNGKKLMQKEYSNIKTSEDSVITVDQLNISNIDLDNSIAYLILKQNGKTIIENHELFADLRKNKLNDPKITYEKEGNNLILSCEKPAWGVNVRVNGENYSQDNFFTLFPSYQKVLNNIEGEISIKSAFDYLRR; encoded by the coding sequence TTGAAAATATCTTTAAATGGAAAATGGAAGGTTTACGATAACGAAAAAGAGTTTGAGTTTGATGGAAACGTTCCTGGAACCGTACAAGGAGACCTTGTGGATTTGAATCTCATGCCTCACCCTTATGTAGGAGAAAATGAAAAACTTTTCAAAAGGTTAGAATGGAAAAATTGGATATACGAGAAGAAATTTCACATAGAAGAGATAAACGATGAGCTACGTTACGATCTTGTATTAGAGGGTGTGGATACCCTTTCAAATATTTACCTTAACGATAATTTTGTTGGAGAAACCGAGGATATGTTCATAGAATACCGGTTTGATATCAAAAAGTATTTGAAAATTGGAGAAAATTCTTTAAAAATAGAGATTAAATCTCCCATAGATCTCCCTAAAAGATTTGAAAAAAATTATGGGAAATTACACTCTGGCGAAGAAACCGCTAGAGTTTACATAAGAAAAGCTCAGTATTCCTATGGCTGGGACTGGGGAGCAAGAATAGCTACAAGCGGGATATACAGAGATATATACATAGAAAGTTACAAAGATGCTAGACTTTTTGGTTCCACCGCTTTTTTGGAGACTTTAGATGGAAAAGTTAACTTTTCCGGTTACATTGATTCGTGTATCAACTATACTAAAAACTACGAGGTAGAAATCCTTTTCAATGGAAATCCAGTAATTACATTACCAGTAACCACTAGTGTTGAAAATTACAAGTTTGAAGGTTCTAAAAGAATAGAGAATTTAAAGCTTTGGTATCCACACGATTTGGGTGAAAGTTATTTATACGAAGTTGAGTTCAGACTTAAGGAAAATAAAGAAGTAATCTATGGTGAAAAAAAGAAAATAGGTTTTAGAATCGTCAAAGTAGTGAGAGAAAATGATTCAGAAGGAGAAAGCTTTATCTTCGAGATAAACGGCAGAAAAATCTTCGCCAAAGGCGCAAATTGGATACCTGCTGAAAATATCTTAAGTTGGTTAAAAGGGAGTGATTACGATAAACTTCTCAAAATGGCGAAGGAATCCAATATGAACATGTTGAGAGTATGGGGAGGTGGCCTTTACGAAGATCCTGCATTTTACAACAGATGTGATGAGTTAGGAATATTAGTTTGGCAAGACTTCATGTTTGCATGTGCGGAATATCCTGACCATATAGATTGGTTTAGAAAGCTTGCAAATGAAGAAGTAAAACATCAAGTATTGAAACTAAGACACCATCCAAGTATAGTCCTTTGGTGCGGAAATAATGAGAATAATTGGGGCTTTGAAGAATGGGACTACAAATTGAAAGTGGATGGGAAAAATCTTGGAAATAGACTTTATTTGGAAGATTTTCCTAAAATATGTGCTCAAGAAGATCCATCGAGACTGTACTGGCCATCAAGCCCATACGGTGGCAGTAGAGCTAACTCTTCTGAAGCAGGAGACAGACATGTTTGGGAAATCTGGTCCGGATGGCAAGATTATAAATACTATACATGGGACACTTCAAAGTTCGTAAGTGAATTTGGATTTCAAGCGGCTCCAGATCCGAAAACTATTGATTTCTTTGCAGAAGACAAAGAAAAAGATATATTTTCACCAACGATGTTAAATCATAATAAACAAGTTGAAGGTCCCGAAAGACTCTTAAGGTTCATCAATGGGCATTATGGATTGATTGACAACTTTGATTCAATTGTTTATTTAACTCAACTCAACCAAGCAGAGGCTATTAAAACAGGAGTAGAACACTGGAGAAACAGAAAATACAAAACAGCCGGAACTCTTTATTGGCAAATAAATGATTCATGGCCTGTTTTCAGTTGGGCTTCAATAGATTATTTTAAAAGGCCCAAGCCTTTATACTTTTACACTAAAAGATTTTATAATCAATTGTTAGCGATTGCCAAAAATAAAGATGAAAAGGTCATAATATCACTGATAAACGATGGAATCAAAATCAAACTTGATTTGGAATTTCAACTTTGGTCTCTAAATGGGAAAAAACTTATGCAAAAAGAATATTCAAACATAAAAACGTCCGAAGATTCTGTAATAACTGTTGATCAACTCAATATTTCCAACATTGACTTAGATAACTCCATAGCTTACTTAATTCTAAAACAAAATGGAAAAACCATAATAGAAAACCACGAATTATTTGCAGATTTAAGAAAAAATAAATTAAACGATCCAAAGATTACATACGAAAAAGAAGGAAACAACTTGATATTGAGTTGTGAAAAACCGGCGTGGGGAGTAAACGTTAGGGTAAATGGAGAAAATTATTCTCAAGATAACTTCTTTACTCTTTTTCCATCCTATCAAAAAGTTTTAAATAATATTGAAGGGGAAATTAGCATAAAAAGCGCCTTTGATTATTTGAGGAGATGA
- a CDS encoding TetR/AcrR family transcriptional regulator, with protein sequence MLDKVKNKSYEKLMTAARDLFSEKWYETVSVVEICRRAGLSNGVFYRYFKNKEDIFLKLLNEIVIYYEEGFSTISGKSFEDRMDRFLDTVVKSGVGDYKKDVLIYREGQYRYPKYEQHLRDLYGKGVSLVLLRETSQAEQLFISGIARFVIIRYIFNGLSYDKTKIKKIITNGIFYDEIKNYSLIFDEEDVIYPDIPEDESARSKLLSSGIELFGTQGYYKTDVHDITRNAGYSVGTFYLYFESKEAFLEEIVKIIGKMTRRFLTINQKKQLNRAENELRGIYLFLKYFESNSEYYKIVRESEFIVKKAANDYYDRFEKGYVENLERTKIEDKKLIANSLMGVSHYTGIDRIFLKRIKDIKSVLKELSIYLTHGIRI encoded by the coding sequence ATGTTGGATAAAGTCAAAAATAAATCGTATGAAAAATTAATGACAGCAGCCAGGGATCTTTTTTCTGAAAAATGGTATGAAACAGTTTCCGTTGTCGAAATCTGTAGAAGAGCCGGATTATCTAACGGGGTGTTTTACAGGTATTTTAAGAACAAAGAGGACATATTTCTCAAATTGTTAAACGAAATAGTAATTTATTATGAAGAGGGCTTTTCTACAATTTCTGGTAAAAGTTTTGAAGACAGGATGGATCGGTTTTTAGACACCGTTGTTAAATCTGGAGTCGGAGATTACAAAAAAGATGTTTTGATTTATAGAGAGGGTCAATATCGATATCCAAAATACGAGCAACATTTGAGGGATTTATACGGCAAGGGAGTTTCTTTAGTTTTACTACGTGAAACGAGTCAGGCGGAACAATTATTTATTTCAGGAATTGCAAGATTTGTCATTATAAGGTATATTTTTAATGGTTTAAGTTATGACAAAACCAAAATTAAGAAGATTATTACCAATGGGATTTTTTACGATGAAATAAAAAATTATTCTTTGATATTCGATGAAGAAGATGTAATTTACCCTGATATTCCCGAAGACGAATCCGCCAGAAGTAAATTATTATCTTCAGGTATTGAACTATTTGGTACGCAAGGATATTATAAAACTGATGTTCACGATATCACAAGGAATGCAGGTTATTCAGTGGGGACATTTTATCTTTATTTTGAAAGTAAAGAAGCTTTTTTAGAGGAGATAGTTAAAATAATTGGTAAAATGACAAGAAGATTCCTTACTATCAATCAAAAAAAACAATTAAATAGGGCAGAAAACGAGTTAAGAGGGATTTATCTCTTTCTAAAATATTTTGAAAGTAATTCTGAATACTATAAAATCGTAAGAGAATCTGAATTTATTGTAAAAAAGGCAGCAAATGATTATTATGACAGATTTGAAAAGGGTTATGTTGAGAATCTTGAACGAACAAAAATAGAAGATAAAAAATTGATAGCTAACAGTCTAATGGGGGTAAGCCATTACACAGGTATAGATAGAATTTTTTTGAAAAGAATTAAAGATATAAAATCTGTTTTAAAAGAATTATCAATTTACCTTACACATGGAATACGTATCTAA